In Paenibacillus sp. 1781tsa1, one DNA window encodes the following:
- the rpmC gene encoding 50S ribosomal protein L29: protein MKASEFRNLTSAEIEQKIAGFKEELFNLRFQLATGQLDNPTRIRDVRKEIARAKTIIRERELGIG, encoded by the coding sequence ATGAAAGCTAGTGAATTTCGCAACCTAACCTCTGCTGAAATCGAGCAAAAGATTGCCGGATTTAAAGAAGAACTCTTTAACCTCCGCTTTCAATTAGCTACCGGTCAGCTGGATAACCCGACTCGCATCCGTGATGTGCGGAAAGAAATAGCTCGTGCTAAAACCATTATCCGTGAGAGAGAATTGGGAATCGGTTAA
- the rplP gene encoding 50S ribosomal protein L16 produces MLVPKRVKHRKQQRGHMKGQAKGGTTLNFGEYGLQATEPAWITNRQIEAARIAMTRYIKRGGKVWIKIFPDKPITQKPLEVRMGSGKGNVEKWVAVVKPGKIMFELAGVPEEIAREAMRLAAHKLPIKTKFVKREELGGEANES; encoded by the coding sequence ATGTTGGTACCAAAACGCGTAAAACACCGTAAGCAACAACGTGGACATATGAAAGGCCAAGCTAAAGGCGGAACGACTCTGAACTTTGGCGAATACGGTCTGCAAGCTACGGAACCGGCTTGGATTACGAACCGTCAGATCGAAGCGGCTCGTATTGCGATGACTCGTTACATCAAACGTGGTGGTAAAGTTTGGATCAAAATTTTCCCAGACAAACCAATCACTCAAAAGCCTCTCGAGGTTCGGATGGGTAGCGGTAAAGGTAACGTAGAAAAATGGGTTGCAGTAGTGAAACCAGGTAAGATCATGTTTGAACTTGCTGGTGTACCGGAGGAAATTGCTCGCGAAGCAATGCGTCTTGCCGCTCACAAACTGCCAATCAAAACGAAGTTCGTGAAACGTGAAGAATTGGGTGGTGAAGCAAATGAAAGCTAG
- the rpsC gene encoding 30S ribosomal protein S3, with product MGQKVNPVGLRVGIIRDWESKWYAGKDFGDLLMEDVRIREFLKNKLKDSALSRVEIERAANRVNVTIHTAKPGMVIGKGGSEVENLRNQITKIAGGKKVHINISEIKNQDLDAILVAESIAQQLERRVSFRRALKQAIQRTMRSGAKGIKTQVGGRLGGAEIARSEGYSEGTVPLHTLRADIDYGTAEAHTTYGRIGVKVWIYRGEVLPTAKKQAAKEGGN from the coding sequence GGGAATCTAAGTGGTATGCAGGCAAAGACTTCGGTGATCTTTTGATGGAAGACGTGAGAATTCGTGAATTCCTGAAAAATAAATTGAAAGACTCCGCTTTATCTCGTGTGGAAATTGAGAGAGCGGCTAACCGCGTAAACGTAACGATTCACACTGCTAAACCAGGTATGGTTATTGGTAAGGGTGGTTCGGAAGTTGAAAATCTTCGTAATCAAATTACGAAAATTGCTGGCGGTAAAAAAGTACACATCAACATTTCTGAAATTAAGAACCAAGACTTGGACGCTATTCTTGTAGCTGAAAGCATTGCACAACAATTGGAACGTCGTGTTTCTTTCCGTCGTGCTCTGAAACAAGCAATTCAAAGAACTATGCGCTCCGGTGCTAAAGGTATCAAAACTCAAGTAGGCGGACGTCTTGGCGGTGCTGAGATCGCACGTTCTGAAGGCTACAGCGAAGGAACTGTTCCACTGCACACACTGCGTGCTGACATTGACTATGGTACAGCAGAGGCTCATACTACTTACGGACGTATCGGCGTAAAAGTATGGATCTATCGTGGAGAGGTTCTTCCTACGGCTAAGAAACAAGCTGCTAAGGAAGGAGGCAACTAA